The genome window CTCAATAACTTTAACTGTTTCGGTCGAAATATCAGGAGCGCCAATATTTTCAGTAGTTATTTGTTTTGCTTTGGTTCCTCTTGAACTTGGTAAAATTTCTAAATTTAAAAATAACTCCGTTTTTGAATAAATAACTTCCTTAACTCCTTTGCGTAATTTATTGGTTCGTTTTAAAAGCCCTTTTGCAACATTACGAGTTAATTGACGATATATAAACTTTCGGGTTTCTACTGGATCAGTAAACTCAGATTGTTCACGCAATAAAGCCTCTTTGGCTTGCGTCACAGTGAAATTATTCATCTGTTTGATTACCAAAAGAAAATGTAAAAATACATTCATATTCGCTTTTTTACTCATTGCTAAACCTTACCACTCACCATAAACTTAGGATTCCTAAGTATACATGCTCATGTAAAAACTAGACAATCATTTAAATGTGAGAGTTACCAAGATGAAGCAACGGTGCAGGTTAAATCCTTTTTTACAGAGCGTCTTAAAGAGGCTCGAAAGCGAATGAAAATAAGCCAAAAAGAGTTAGGTATTAAAATGGGGATGGATCCAAGTTCAGCCAGTGGCAGAATGAACCATTACGAAACGGGTCGCCACATGCCCGACTTAGCTACTTTAAAAAAGCTAGCAACCGAGCTAAATGTTCCCGTAAATTATTTTTTTTGTGAATCAGAAGAAAGCGCAACCCTTGCCTGTTTAATCGAAAAGCTTGACGAAGAAGGCAAGCGTAAGCTTATTCAACTATTAGAATCAGAATAGTATATTCTAATTTAAGCTGATTTTAATACTCGCTAAATTTAAATGCCCGCCAATCAGCCGCGATGAAGTTTACAAAGAAATATTTGAGTAAGCGTAGAATTTTAAAGTAAGCCAAGGAATATAACTTGTTATGGTTATAACTATCTTAAGTTTAAGGGATAAGCTAGGTAATGAATTCATCAATTAGAAAAATAATACTAGGTTTAATTATTGCTAAAGAAGGGTCTTTTGATTTTGCTAATAACAGGGATGAAGGGTTTATTCCATTCTTAAATGAGATATGGGACCTGAAGTCTATGCCGTCTGAGGACAGCAGATTTAAAAATGCTGAGGGTGACATAATTCAGCATACAATCAATAATGATGATTGGGACTATCATGAATTATTTGAGCAACGCTTAAAGCTTCTTGATGACGAAACTCAGTTTATAAAATTCTTAGAAGTTTTTTTACTGCCAAAATATCAAACCTCTCCCGAGCAGACATATTATTTTATTGAGAAAATTAACGGTATTTTAGAAAGTGAAGATCTAACCCTTGCTACTATAAGTTATGAAAGTGATTACCCTGTGCTCGAGTTAATGAATAAAGATACTCTAGACAGACCAAGTGATGTCCCAGTAAATAAGATTCCTTTTTATGTGATTTCATATCCAAGTATGCCGATAAGTCGTTACGTTAATAATTTAGAAGTTGATAAAGAAAAACCAAGTAAATATTTTCTTCTAATAGCAGATAACTGGAATGACTATTCACATGAAACTTCGTTTGAATTGGTTTTTTTTAATAACAACGAAAAAGTAGATTTGGGGTTTGTTAAAATAGCCAGTAATAAAAATAACTATACAATACAGGCTCTACCGTCTGAGTTCCTTTCTTTAGATGAACAATTCGTGTCACTCGGACAGGATGAAGATTATTATAAGAACTTATATAAAATGTTTGGGAAAGCAATTTCGTCAGTGCTTTACTCATTAAAGGATGCGGCTTTTTTTACTGAAATTTCAGAGGAGTTTGAAAACTCAAATGTGTTTAAAAAATCTTTAATCAGAGATGACGAGGCTGAAAGGATGCATAGAATCGCAAAGCCAATGGTTTATGAAGCAGATTTAAATAACTTATATTCCTTTACATATAAATTTCGTCCTAAATATGCCGATTCATCTATTGATGTTCCTTTTCACTTTTCGACAGACAATCTGTTACCTAAAAGAATGATTGCCTTGATAGGTAAAAATGGTGCAGGGAAAACACAATTACTCACCACTTTGCCTTTAGAAATAGCAAAGGAAAAAAGCAAATTTTTAAGCCCCCAAAAGCCGGTCTATAGCAAGATTATTGCTGTTTCTTATAGCACGTTCGATAATTTTGAATTACCCAAAAACACATCAAATTTTAGTTACATTTATTGTGGTTTAAGAGATGAGAAAGGAGATGTCAGGAGTAAGCAAGGGCAGCTGCAAAAATTTCAAAACACGTGGAAGAAGATAGCCAAACTTGGCCGATTAGAAAAGTGGAAAAAAGTTATTTCTAACTTCTTAGATGCTGAATTAATAGATCTATTTATTAAAATAGACCCCGAAGATGGTGAAAAACTTTACTTTGATAAGCACGGTTTTAGTAAGGCTAGAGAATCACTAAGCTCAGGCCAATCGATTGTTCTTTATGTAGTATCTGAAATTGTCGCAAATATTAGACTTGATAGCTTATTGTTATTTGATGAGCCTGAAACCCA of Pseudoalteromonas arctica A 37-1-2 contains these proteins:
- a CDS encoding helix-turn-helix domain-containing protein produces the protein MKISQKELGIKMGMDPSSASGRMNHYETGRHMPDLATLKKLATELNVPVNYFFCESEESATLACLIEKLDEEGKRKLIQLLESE
- a CDS encoding AbiJ-related protein, with the protein product MNSSIRKIILGLIIAKEGSFDFANNRDEGFIPFLNEIWDLKSMPSEDSRFKNAEGDIIQHTINNDDWDYHELFEQRLKLLDDETQFIKFLEVFLLPKYQTSPEQTYYFIEKINGILESEDLTLATISYESDYPVLELMNKDTLDRPSDVPVNKIPFYVISYPSMPISRYVNNLEVDKEKPSKYFLLIADNWNDYSHETSFELVFFNNNEKVDLGFVKIASNKNNYTIQALPSEFLSLDEQFVSLGQDEDYYKNLYKMFGKAISSVLYSLKDAAFFTEISEEFENSNVFKKSLIRDDEAERMHRIAKPMVYEADLNNLYSFTYKFRPKYADSSIDVPFHFSTDNLLPKRMIALIGKNGAGKTQLLTTLPLEIAKEKSKFLSPQKPVYSKIIAVSYSTFDNFELPKNTSNFSYIYCGLRDEKGDVRSKQGQLQKFQNTWKKIAKLGRLEKWKKVISNFLDAELIDLFIKIDPEDGEKLYFDKHGFSKARESLSSGQSIVLYVVSEIVANIRLDSLLLFDEPETHLHPNAISQLMNGIAELINEFESYCVIATHSPIIIQEMFSRDVLIFSREENVPSINKIGVESFGENLSVITEEVFGNRSIPKFYETTMKKLVKRYKTYDKVLEILKEDNLPLSLNVRLYLQVLVENNAKN